The DNA segment TCAGCCAATTGAAATAAAACATTCCATCTTGTGGTTTGATTATTGGGATCACCATAAAAATTTCCTGTTCCCTGATCACTCGTATTAGAATTATATGCTGTCCCTGAGGCAAATCCTTGATTGGTTTCAATATCCGAAAAACCTTGCCAGTTGACAGATAATTTTTGTCCATAAACATTACTTTCCGTCATTTTTCCATAAACTCCCATTATTCCGGCTTTTGCCATCGAAGAGGTTTTAAATACGGTCTCTGAACTCAACTTGGAAGGGGATGAAGTATCCAGAAAATCTTTTTCACAAGAAATACAAGCGATTAGCAAAATAAAGCTAAAATAATATAGTAGTTTTTTCATGTCTTTTATTATTAAAATGTTACATTAACTCCAAAAAGGAATGTTTTTGCTTTAGGATAAGCAGACCAATCTACTCCCGGTGTCAATGGTGTATTGCGAATACCATCTACCTCTGGATCCTGACCTGTATATTTGGTCCAAATCGCTAGATTGTTTCCTGTAAAGTAACAACGCACTTTTTGTACAAACCCGCTTTTTGTAACACTGTCAGGTAGTGTATAACCTAGTGTTAAATTACCCAGTCTTAAAAACGAACCATCTTCAATGGCCCAATCTGTCACAATCGTTGAATTGGAAAGAGGATGCCATAAACTTTTTCCTTGATTAACTTCTTGGAAACGTTGAGGATTTGCATATTCGCCATACATGATATTATATCCCGTAACCGGATCAATTGTGGTAAAACGATTGTCTATACCCATTAGGGAACTCATATTTTGATATTTTTTGGAGCCGCTAAAAGTGGTGTTGTCTATCTTGTTGGCATTATAAACATCATTGCCATAAGACCAATTGAACATGGCTGTCAAATCGAAACCTTTATAGCCTGTGTTGATAGAAAATCCTCCCACATGTTTAGGTTGTGCCCTTCCTATTATTTTTCTGTCTTTATCTGCTGAAATTACCGTAGTGCCATCATCAGTTAATTTTTTAAGTTTCAAGTGACCTGGTCCAAAATAATTACTAGCTGTAGGAAGTACTTTCGAAGCGTCGGCAACACCCGGATTTAGAATCCATTTTTTTTGTGTATTATCAAAAGTGAAATCATCAAATGTATAGTATCCATCTGAAACAAATCCGTACATTAGTCCAACGGGTTGTCCAACAATTGCCCTGTAGTCATCTTTTCCAATTAAAGCTCCCCAGCCGGAAGTAACAATCATTTGATTGGAGCCGTCTAGTTCTTTTACTCTATTGTCGTTAAAGGCTACATTAAAATTGGCCGATAAATTAAAATCCTTGTTTCTTATAATATCACCTGACACGGTAAGTTCCAAACCTTTATTGGAAGTCCTTCCTATATTTTGATACTGGGTGCTGTATCCTGAATTTGATGGTAAAGCAACTCCTAAAATTAAATCCTTAACGTCATTTTGATAGACATCAACTATTACTTTTAGACGTTGATCAAAAAAGCCTAAATCAAGTCCTAAATTGGCAGCCACAGTGGTTTCCCATGTTAAATTTTCATTTTTCAACACACTTGATGTAACCAAGGCACTTTGTGGTTGTTCATTTATATAATACAATTTATTTGCAGTATTCTGGAAACCATAGTCTTGCCTCCAATAGGACCCTACTCGTGCATTTCCTACTTCTCCATAACTCAAACGAAATTTAGCATCTGACAACCAATTTTTCGTTGTTTTCATAAAGGATTCGTCAGATAATCTCCATGCGAATGCCGCACCTGGAAAGAACCCTGTACGATTTTCCGGAGAAAACACGTTTTTCGAATCTTGTCTTGCTGTCAAGGTTAAAATATAGCGATCAAGAAGGGCGTAATTAGCACGTCCGAATAAAGAAGACGTTCTTGATGGCTCAAATATTGTGGTGTAAGTTGGTGATGGAGTTCCATAATTCCACATTGCCAACACGTCTTTTGCGGTAAAATCTACAGGATAAAACTTTGACTCACTACGCATTTCCTGCGCTTCAGAATTATACATTTCCTGTCCGGCCATTAAATCCAATCTATGAATTTTGCCATTAAAATTAGTATTGTAAGAGATCGTGTTTTGTATGGACCATAAGTAGCTTTTGGTATCTGTACGTCTGGCTACTGGTTGTCCACCATTGGCACTGGCTTCCCCTGTTTTATTCAACCAAATATCATCGGTATAGTCCCTATTGCCTCCGAAACTTCCTTTAGAATTAACCGTCAAGCTTTTTATGGGTTTCCAGGTTATCCCGGCGTTCACTGTGGCATTGTACCTGTTCTGGTTTTTATATTCATTAATAATATTATAAACTGGGTCATTCAATGAGCTCAAAGCCTCGGCCGAAGTGATATCATCATTTCCTCCCAATGAGTTTCCTGGTTGACTGTTCAAGCTGTTAATTGGTGCATACTTGGTAGCTTCCCTAAGTTTACTTCCTGAAGAAACACTAGGACCATCAATAACTGTGTTTGAAATTCTTGTATTGAAATCAAATGTCAATTTAGGGCTTATTTTTTTATTCAGGGCAAAGCTCAAATAATCTCTTTTATAAGCTGAATTCAACATAATATATTCTTCATCATCATGGGTATAATTAACTTTGTATTTAAGAGAAGATTCTCCTCCTGTCAAACCAAAATCAACATGGGTCTGAATTCCGGTGTTGCCATACAGTTTTTGTTGCCAATCCGTACCTGTTTTAGATTTATAAATATCAACATCTTCCCAAGCCCCATACATGGTATAAAAGGCAGATCCGGTAAGACTTGCGCCTGGGTCCAGCTCCTTTTGAAAATACACATAATCATAGGGTGATAATACCTCGGTCAAATTGTACGTATTTTTTATACCGGTGTAGGCATTAATATTGATTTCAGTCTTGCCTGTTTTACCTGTTTTAGTGGTAATAAGAACAACTCCATTGGCTCCTTGGGCACCATAAATAGCCGTGGAAGAGGCATCTTTAAGAATATCTATGGTTTCTATATCACCAGGAGCAATATCATTTATGTTGTTCACCTGGAATCCATCAACTATATATAATGGTGAGTTGTCTTGGGTTATGGAACCTCCTCCTCTTACACGAACCTTGATGGGGGCGTCTGGAGAACCATCTGCAATAGTTACATTAACACCAGCCATACGTCCTGCAATTGCCTGCAATGCAGATGTTGCTGGAATGTCTTTTAAATCTTTCATACTCACAGACGACACCGATCCTGTTAAATCTTTTCGTTTTGCGGTACCATACCCTATTACCACAACTTCATCCAGATCTGTAGTTTCATCTTTCATAATAACGCTAATGTTTTTTTTACCGTTAACAGCAACTTCTTCCGTTTTCATCCCTATAAAAACGAATACTAAAGTAGCTTTTGTAGATACTTTGGAAATTTTAAAATTCCCTTCCATATCAGTCAATGTGCCTTGAGAACTCCCTTTTACATTAACAGAAACACCTGGTATTCCTAAGCCCTTTTCATCGACAACAGTTCCTGTAACAGTTATCTCATCTTGTACTAATAAAGTTTTAGCTTTTATTGATTTAGAATTTTGTAAATCAGAACTTCCAATTGATGATACAGACTTGGATCGATTAATTTTTGCAGTTTTTCCTGCTACGGTGAGTGAAAACATAAATAAGAAAGAAATTAAAATGGTAGTTCTTGTTTTAATTTCTAACACTTCAAGCAAGCCAAAGTTTTCCCTTGACAAATAATTTTTCATACATTTTAGTTTAGTTAGTTTTTTTTTTGGTTTTTTCTAAGACAAGTATAATTTCACTTGATCTTGATTCTTGGTTGATTAATTAAATCCTCATATTTCTATCTTTTTTTTTATATTATTATTAATTATATCCAATTAAAATTATTCACAAAACAAATATATAATTGGACTTATGCCAAGACTGGGTCTAAACACAATAAAAGAGGGGGTATATCACAATCCCTCATCATTGCTGGTTATTTAGCTAAAAAAAATCAGTTAAATAAATTATGCTTTGTTTTGGTTTCGTTTTCAAAAACCATTATTTCAAGCAACATAATCCTATAACAAAAGTTCCCTATCCCAATGGTAATAATCTTTTTTTCTCTAAGGACTATCGAAAATAACTGATCAAAAAAGCCAATATCTTGACGAATTAAAACGACTGTTTTGTTCTTCAGTTTAGACAACTCTCTTCCAAAAAGGATCAGAAATTATTCTAAGAAGGAGTATCTCTACAATGGAATCACAAATTTGCAAGCTGTTTCACATCGTCCACAAAACAATCTAGAATCAATAGGTCACCCACTTTCTCCTTTTTACCGGATTGGTATTTTTGATAGCGTGACATGGCACTCCTTTTTTTGGAAATAAAAAAGCACCCAAAACCAAAATTTAGTTTTTGAGTGCTTTTAAAAATATTTTGGGTTGCTCTCGGAAACAGCTTTAAATTAATTTGAACACTTTAAGTAAATTATCCGTGAATAGTTCGTCCCTTAGCCGCTACAGTCCGTTTTTGCTCTTCCAAGCCGTGTATTCAGTTCCAATTAATCCTGAGGGCCAAGAGCCGTACCAAGAATACCCCGCTCTTCTTTCAATTTCAATTTCGGCCAATGTGGCTTTCTTAATTCCATCTCTTCCACAGAAAAAAGGAAGACCGGTAGTCAAATCATAAAACCTGGCCCAAATAGTCGTTCCGGGGGTTGAATAAACCACGACGTCATAGCCGTTAGGTCCTGTTGCATCAGGAACTTGTTTGGTTGAAATGTTTAATATTTTTGCACTGTTAAACCAATCCACGGCGTCTTTTATGGCTTGTTTTACCTCCGCTGATGGGTTTTCAACCAACATTAAAGTTCTTGCAATTCCTACAGATTCCGAGCCGCTTATAGAAGGTAGTTCATAAGCTCTTGCAGTTGCAGGTAATAAGCTTATCTCGTCGTGCTGTGCGCACCAGGCCGTTTTTTTACCATTAACCGTAATCTGTGTTTTCAATATAATATCAATTCCTTTATTGAAAGAAGCGACAGCTTTGTCTTTGTAGGATGGTTTGACCAATTCCAAATTGTTTTTGCCTTTTGAAATATCCCACATCACGTTCATTACTCTAACAATGGCATCGTCATTGTAGGTAATTTGATGTCTGTACCCGCTTTTGTCTGGATAATATTGTGGCCAACCACCATTGGCATATTGAGCCAAAAACAAATAATCAATTGCTTTTTCTGCTGCTATCAAATAATTAGGATTGTTGGTTGATTTGTAATCAGCGAGTAAATCTCTAAGTTCCTGGGTTACGTGACTGTTGTCGATAGAAGCGTCGAGGTTGTTTTTAGTGCTTGCTGCCGCGGCTTTTTCCGCATCGGTTTGCTCCCGATTGTATTGAGAAAAATCAGAAACTGTTTTTGACCAACCGCCATTACTTCTTTGCCATATCAACATGCTTTCGGATCTCACTTTAGTAGCATATACTGCTGTTACTCCAGAAATTGTAAGCTGTAGTTGGCCTACTTTGCCGCTGCCGTCATTGGCGGTAGCCGTAACGATAACCGTGCCATTCAATTTTGGTGTCAAGAGCCCATCACTAGAAATGGTTGCTATTGATGAAGAAACTGCCCAAGTAACTGTTTTATTCCCTGCATCAGCGGGTAATACTGCTAATGTAAGCTGTTGTGGTTTTCCGTCAATAATATTGATTCCAGTTAAGGCTATACTCGAAACAAATACAGAAGGTGATTTGCCTGAAATAGAAATCAATCTTTGTCCCTTAATCCCCGATCCGTCTTTTGCCGTGGCAGTTACGGTTACGCTGCCATTAGAAACAGGTGTCAAAAGCCCCGATTCTGAAATTACGGCTATCGATGCGTCTGAAACGCTCCAAGTAACTTCTTTGTTTCCGGCGGTGCTGGGAAGAACATTAGCAGACAATTGTTTTTGGGCTCCATCGGTAATGTTGCTGGCATTGATTGTGATAGATTTCACACTATTGTCAATGAGTTCTTTATCGGAACTGCAGGCCGATAGAAAAAGGAAACTGGTAAAAACTACTATTAATCTTAGATGTTTCATAATAAATTTGGTTGTTAATAATTATTTATTTTTTAAAATCTGAAATACAAGGATTTTATTCCTTAATCAATTTGATAGTTGATGTTCCTTTTTCGGATTTTACCGTAATAATATATACGCCTGCCGCTGCCGCTATTTCTCCTACCTCAACTTGATTTTCACCTTTCCCCGACCCCAACTCTTGTCCTAGAACGTTGTGAATTGTGTAAGTGAATTTACCTTCAGCCTTAATCGTGAAGGTTTGTGATGTTGGATTTGGATAAAGAATGGCATTTGCTGAACGTCCTTCGTTTGAAAATGCGCTAGCAGATAAGTTTACATTTGTGGTAACAATATTTGGTTGTGTTTGAGCTGCCATCTCCACTCCCAGATAAAAACTTGGATGAGGCGGCTGATTGTAAGCTGAGTTTTGCCAAGCAATTGCCACTCGATATTGGGTATCGTGCATTAAAGTGTATAGCTTGTTGGTGGTGGGGATGTTGGTGGTGTAAATTCGAACGGCTGTATTGTCGTCTTTACGCCAAATGACTTCTTCACGCCAGTCTCCAAAAAGGTCTGCACTCAAACATGGCGTTGCCTTTGTGGTATTGTTTGAAGAATATCCGGTTGCGGTTAGCATATTAACAGTTTTCCCATTAATATAATCCCATTTGTCTATTTTGTTTGAATCCAATAATTCTCTATTCAAATCAGCATCCCACCAAATTGAAAAATTCTGAGTAGGTTTATTATTGCTGATAAGGTTTCCTTTACAGTCCATTAAATAGTTTGTTGTAGTAGTAACGCCAGAAGCATTTTTTACTCCTGCGCTACCAAAACATTCATATCCTTTGTAGCGTGGGTCAATATCTGCTGCATTGCAACGACCTACATCTGTATTTGCTGGTAAGCCCCATATTGTTGCCCCTGTTTTCGCATCTCTAAAAACCAGGCCGTTGGTTTTATAATTGCCCGGCTCCTCCAGGCATTGCCATACTTCTTGTCCAGGACGATCTGGATCCATATCGGTCATGTGCAAGGCATCACCATGCCCTAAACCGTTTGCATATAATTTTGCGCCATCGTCATCAACAGCGCTGGAACCACTGCAGACTTCGTCTTTGCCATCGCCATCAACGTCTCCCACCGTCATTTGATGATTGCCTTGTCCAGCAGCAGCAGAATTTCCAGCAGTATTACTGTCAAAAATCCATCTTTGAGAAAGAGTGTTGTTTCGCCAGTCCCAAGCCACGCGAACCAGTCTTGTGTAATAGCCACGACCCATAACTAAACTTGGCTTTTCACCGTCGAGATAAGCTACAGCGGCAATAAAGCGTTCCGAACGACCACCATAACTGTCACCCCAAGAAGATACTGTTCCACGCACAGGCAAATAATTAGTCGAAGCCATTGCTTTTCCAGTTAATCCATTAAAAACAGTTAAAAATTCAGGACCTGATATTACAGCTCCGTAAGTACTTGTTGAAGTTTTACTACCACTTGTATTTCTGTAATCTGCTAATGCATCACCAATAACTACCCCAGTTCCGTCTATAGTTCCGTCTGCAGTTCTGCAAGCCATTTCAGCTTTACCGTCCGAATCCAGATCGTACACCATAAATTGGGTGTAATGGGCGCCAGCACGGATGTTTTTACCCAAGTCGATTCTCCATAGACGTGTTCCGTCCAACCGGTAGCAATCAATATAAACATTGCCCGTAAAGCCTGGTAGAGAATTGTCTTTAGAGTTGGATGGATCCCATTTCACAAAGATTTCATATTGTCCGTCACCATCCACATCTCCCACGCTGCAATCATTTACGCTATAGGTGTAAGCTCCGCTTACGTTGGTTCCTCCAGGAGGTACTTGCATAGCAATATCCAAATATGAATTAGCCCATACAGAGGCAGTTTCCGAGGCGGGTTCTTCAACGCCATTAATGATGGCACGAACAGTATAAACTCCGTTGGTAGTGATACTGTGGGTGAAATTGGTGCTTGTTGCAAAAGGACTTCCTGTTACTTTTACTCCGTCACAATATAAATTATAACTTACATCGGTGGGTTCGGTTCCCAACATTCGCCATCCAAGGTAAACTTGATTGCTGTTTAAGCGTATGGCAACCAAACCCCGATTGAGCTTTTCGACAGTTCGCTGGGCGTGTGTTTGATCTGACAATCCGAAAAACAACAAAAGTATAATGGCTATTTTTTTTAATGAATTGGTTTTGTTTTTTTTTTGTAATTTAAGTTCTGAATACATAATTGTGGGTTTATTGGTCAACAGGCTGTTTTATGTTTTTCATGCCCTATAGATTAACATATTTAGTTTTTTTGAATGAATAACATAAAATAAATTATTCTGTCAAAGTGAAAGTATATGAACTACCTTCCTTTGTATCAACATCATACTCAAATACTTTTGGAACATTAACCCCATTAAAAGCAGCCTGTGCAGAGATTACAGGCTTTTCCACAGGTTGGGATTTAAAGAAATGATTAGGATTCTCCCCTTTTGCTTTCAAGATTGAATTCCCTCCTAATTTAGCATAGCTTCTCATTCTAAGATTTCCTCCCAAATTTGATTTTATTGTCACGGACTTTATCTTCCCATTCTTCCATTCCATATTTTCTATTTCAAAACCACCCCTAGCTCTTAAACCAGATATTGATCCATTTGACCAAGCATCCGGTAATGCTGGCAATAAAAATACAGCTCCGTCATGGCTTTGCAACAACATTTCGGCTATACCTGCAGTACATCCAAAATTTCCATCAATTTGAAATGGCGGATGAGCATCAAACATATTGGTGTAAGTACCTCCATCTGGATCCTTTATGGTAGCGTTTGCAGGTTTCAAATTAAGTTGATTTTTAATCAATTGATAAGCATGATTACCATCTAGATAACGCGCCCATAAACAAACTTTCCAACCCATCGACCAACCACGACTTGCATCTCCTTTTCCAACAAGTGTATTCCTGGAAGCTTCAAAAAGTTCAGGAGTTTTGAATGGAGAAATTTCTCTTCCCGGAAAAACTCCCCATAGATGCGAAAGATGACGATGGGCATCATTTTTTTTATCCCAATCTTCAAGCCATTCTTGTAACTGGGTAAACTTCCCTATGTGCATTGGAGGTAATTTAGAACGAATATCTTTTAACTCTATCGAAAATTTATCATCGATTTC comes from the Flavobacterium limnophilum genome and includes:
- a CDS encoding SusC/RagA family TonB-linked outer membrane protein, translating into MKNYLSRENFGLLEVLEIKTRTTILISFLFMFSLTVAGKTAKINRSKSVSSIGSSDLQNSKSIKAKTLLVQDEITVTGTVVDEKGLGIPGVSVNVKGSSQGTLTDMEGNFKISKVSTKATLVFVFIGMKTEEVAVNGKKNISVIMKDETTDLDEVVVIGYGTAKRKDLTGSVSSVSMKDLKDIPATSALQAIAGRMAGVNVTIADGSPDAPIKVRVRGGGSITQDNSPLYIVDGFQVNNINDIAPGDIETIDILKDASSTAIYGAQGANGVVLITTKTGKTGKTEININAYTGIKNTYNLTEVLSPYDYVYFQKELDPGASLTGSAFYTMYGAWEDVDIYKSKTGTDWQQKLYGNTGIQTHVDFGLTGGESSLKYKVNYTHDDEEYIMLNSAYKRDYLSFALNKKISPKLTFDFNTRISNTVIDGPSVSSGSKLREATKYAPINSLNSQPGNSLGGNDDITSAEALSSLNDPVYNIINEYKNQNRYNATVNAGITWKPIKSLTVNSKGSFGGNRDYTDDIWLNKTGEASANGGQPVARRTDTKSYLWSIQNTISYNTNFNGKIHRLDLMAGQEMYNSEAQEMRSESKFYPVDFTAKDVLAMWNYGTPSPTYTTIFEPSRTSSLFGRANYALLDRYILTLTARQDSKNVFSPENRTGFFPGAAFAWRLSDESFMKTTKNWLSDAKFRLSYGEVGNARVGSYWRQDYGFQNTANKLYYINEQPQSALVTSSVLKNENLTWETTVAANLGLDLGFFDQRLKVIVDVYQNDVKDLILGVALPSNSGYSTQYQNIGRTSNKGLELTVSGDIIRNKDFNLSANFNVAFNDNRVKELDGSNQMIVTSGWGALIGKDDYRAIVGQPVGLMYGFVSDGYYTFDDFTFDNTQKKWILNPGVADASKVLPTASNYFGPGHLKLKKLTDDGTTVISADKDRKIIGRAQPKHVGGFSINTGYKGFDLTAMFNWSYGNDVYNANKIDNTTFSGSKKYQNMSSLMGIDNRFTTIDPVTGYNIMYGEYANPQRFQEVNQGKSLWHPLSNSTIVTDWAIEDGSFLRLGNLTLGYTLPDSVTKSGFVQKVRCYFTGNNLAIWTKYTGQDPEVDGIRNTPLTPGVDWSAYPKAKTFLFGVNVTF
- the pelA gene encoding pectate lyase, yielding MKHLRLIVVFTSFLFLSACSSDKELIDNSVKSITINASNITDGAQKQLSANVLPSTAGNKEVTWSVSDASIAVISESGLLTPVSNGSVTVTATAKDGSGIKGQRLISISGKSPSVFVSSIALTGINIIDGKPQQLTLAVLPADAGNKTVTWAVSSSIATISSDGLLTPKLNGTVIVTATANDGSGKVGQLQLTISGVTAVYATKVRSESMLIWQRSNGGWSKTVSDFSQYNREQTDAEKAAAASTKNNLDASIDNSHVTQELRDLLADYKSTNNPNYLIAAEKAIDYLFLAQYANGGWPQYYPDKSGYRHQITYNDDAIVRVMNVMWDISKGKNNLELVKPSYKDKAVASFNKGIDIILKTQITVNGKKTAWCAQHDEISLLPATARAYELPSISGSESVGIARTLMLVENPSAEVKQAIKDAVDWFNSAKILNISTKQVPDATGPNGYDVVVYSTPGTTIWARFYDLTTGLPFFCGRDGIKKATLAEIEIERRAGYSWYGSWPSGLIGTEYTAWKSKNGL
- a CDS encoding T9SS type A sorting domain-containing protein — its product is MYSELKLQKKNKTNSLKKIAIILLLFFGLSDQTHAQRTVEKLNRGLVAIRLNSNQVYLGWRMLGTEPTDVSYNLYCDGVKVTGSPFATSTNFTHSITTNGVYTVRAIINGVEEPASETASVWANSYLDIAMQVPPGGTNVSGAYTYSVNDCSVGDVDGDGQYEIFVKWDPSNSKDNSLPGFTGNVYIDCYRLDGTRLWRIDLGKNIRAGAHYTQFMVYDLDSDGKAEMACRTADGTIDGTGVVIGDALADYRNTSGSKTSTSTYGAVISGPEFLTVFNGLTGKAMASTNYLPVRGTVSSWGDSYGGRSERFIAAVAYLDGEKPSLVMGRGYYTRLVRVAWDWRNNTLSQRWIFDSNTAGNSAAAGQGNHQMTVGDVDGDGKDEVCSGSSAVDDDGAKLYANGLGHGDALHMTDMDPDRPGQEVWQCLEEPGNYKTNGLVFRDAKTGATIWGLPANTDVGRCNAADIDPRYKGYECFGSAGVKNASGVTTTTNYLMDCKGNLISNNKPTQNFSIWWDADLNRELLDSNKIDKWDYINGKTVNMLTATGYSSNNTTKATPCLSADLFGDWREEVIWRKDDNTAVRIYTTNIPTTNKLYTLMHDTQYRVAIAWQNSAYNQPPHPSFYLGVEMAAQTQPNIVTTNVNLSASAFSNEGRSANAILYPNPTSQTFTIKAEGKFTYTIHNVLGQELGSGKGENQVEVGEIAAAAGVYIITVKSEKGTSTIKLIKE